The following proteins are encoded in a genomic region of Bufo bufo chromosome 11, aBufBuf1.1, whole genome shotgun sequence:
- the LOC120981558 gene encoding putative olfactory receptor 2W6: MELFNQSSSRFILLGFSTVPYLEVIGFITFLLMYLITLLANLLLIIVVRFNLKLHTPMYFFLVNLSFIDICFSTTVVPKLLYNTLAKDRSVSRLECAVQMHFHLALGSAECFILAVMAYDRFAAICKPLHYNTIMSRKICINLAAVSWTSSFISSISQVTYTFQMSFCHTRHVNHFFCELPALLKISCSDTWIHELINYIMASIIVNLFFLLILISYIHILVSILKISSSHKRYKALSTCSSHIIVVTFYYGTIMIQYFRPHSRSSPDIDRSISLIYTAVTPMLNPIIYSVRNKDVKETIRKILHY; the protein is encoded by the coding sequence ATGGAACTGTTCAACCAGTCTTCTAGCAGATTTATTCTTCTCGGTTTCTCAACTGTTCCATACTTGGAGGTCATTGGTTTCATTACCTTCTTGCTGATGTATTTGATAACATTGTTAGCAAACCTTCTACTGATCATCGTGGTGAGGTTTAATCTGAAGCTCCACACTCCCATGTATTTTTTTcttgtgaatctctccttcattgACATCTGCTTTTCTACCACCGTGGTCCCTAAACTCTTATATAACACATTGGCCAAAGACAGGAGCGTCTCTCGACTAGAATGTGCTGTCCAGATGCACTTTCATTTGGCTTTGGGGTCTGCAGAGTGTTTTATACTTGCAGTCATGGCTTATGATAGATTTGCTGCCATCTGTAAACCACTTCACTACAACACTATCATGAGCCGGAAGATTTGCATCAACCTGGCTGCTGTGTCATGGACCTCAAGCTTCATCAGCTCCATTTCACAAGTCACCTACACCTTCCAGATGTCTTTCTGCCATACCCGCCATGTCAACCATTTCTTTTGTGAGTTACCCGCACTTTTGAAAATATCATGCAGTGATACTTGGATCCATGAGTTGATAAATTATATTATGGCAAGCATAATAGTCAATCTATTCTTTCTCTTGATTCTGATTTCATATATTCATATTCTGGTCTCCATCTTGAAGATCAGTTCTTCTCATAAAAGGTACAAAGCTCTCTCCACATGCAGCTCCCACATCATTGTGGTGACTTTCTACTATGGGACCATAATGATTCAGTATTTTCGCCCCCATTCCCGTTCATCCCCAGACATAGACAGATCCATCTCCCTCATCTACACAGCCGTGACACCCATGCTAAACCCCATCATCTACAGTGTCCGAAATAAAGATGTCAAAGAGACTATAAGAAAGATTCTACACTATTAA